The Arthrobacter oryzae DNA window CCGCATCCCAGCCGGCCAGCAGGAAATCGAAGTTGAACGCCTGCTGCATTTCGTCGGGCCTTACGTACCTGGCCAGGCGTTCGGCCGGTTCAACCCAGGCCTCGGCCACCATCATGCGGTCGCCGTCGTATTCGGCCAGCACCCGGTGCCAGTCCCGGTAGATGTCGTGCACGCCGTCCTGGTCAAAGAAGGGCGACGGCGGGTAGAGCGGCGAGACTGCCTGGTGTTCGTCGTCGGCTGCTGCTGCGGGCGCGTCGGCGCCAGCGCCGACTGCTGCAGTGGCCGGTGCAGGGTGCGCGCGGTGCGGCTCCTCGGCTTCGGAGTGGCCGCCATGGGCTTCGCCCGGAAGGTCGGTGGCTCCTTCCACCATGGCTGCCGAACCGTCCCAGTCCGGCAGGCCCGCTTCCTTGACCATGCCGTGGGCCACGTCCACGCGGAAGCCGTCCACGCCGCGGTCCAGCCAAAACCGCAGCACCGAGCGCATTTCCTCTTGGACCTCGGCGTTGTCCCAGTTCAGGTCCGGCTGCTTGGTGTCGAAGAGGTGCAGGTACCATTCGCCGGGTGTGCCGTCAGACTCGGTGACGCGGGTCCAGGCCGGTCCGCCGAAGATGGATTTCCAGTTGTTCGGCGCCAGGGCTCCGTCTCCGGACCCGGGGACGGAATCTTTGCCGGGACGGAACATGTACCGGTCCCGTTCGCGGGAACCCGGCGGCGCAGCGAGGGCTTCCTGGAACCAGGCGTGTTCGTCCGAGGTGTGGTTGGGAACGAGGTCAACAATGACCTTCATCCCCAGCCCGTGAGCTTTCTGCAACATTTCGTCGAAGTCAGCCAGGCTGCCGAAGAGCGGATCCACTTCGCGGTAGTCGGCGACGTCGTACCCGGCGTCGGCCTGCGGCGATTTGTAGAAGGGGGACAGCCAGACGGCGTCCACCCCGAGCCGGTTCAGATGGTCCAAATGCGCCGTCACACCGCGGAGATCGCCCATTCCGTCGCCGTCCGCATCGGCAAAGGACCGGGGGTAGACCTGGTACACCACGGCCGTGGCCCACCATGCCGGGATTGAGGAGCCGTCTGTCGGTACTGGGCTGTGTGCCACAGATATCCTTTCCATAAACTTCGGTGTAAACGCTTGCATTTCTCACCGCAACGTTACTAGTGTGATGGGCACCACTTCAACCGCACCGCCGAATTTTGCTCGACACTCAGCGAGGAGTCTCTTCCTATGAAAACCCCTAAGTTCTTACTGCCGGTAGCCACCGCCGGTGTCCTGGCGTTAACCCTTTCCGCCTGCGCCGGCGGAGGCGGTGGCGGCACCACGGCCGGCGGCGGCGACGCTGAACAAGGCCTCGACGGCCGCGGCCCCATCACCTACGTCCAGGGCAAGGACAACAGCAACGTCGTCCGCCCGCTCGTGGAAAAGTGGAACGCCGCCCACCCGGACGAAAAGGTCACGTTCAAGGAACAGACCGACCAGGCAGACCAGCAGCACGATGACCTGGTCCAGAACTACCAGGCCAAGAACCCCAACTACGACGTCGCGAGCGTCGACGTTGTGTGGACCGCGGAATTCGCCGCCAAGGGCTGGCTGCAGCCGCTCAAGGACAAGATGAAGGTAGATACGGCGGGCATGCTGGAGCCCACCGTTGCAGCCGGCTCCTACAAGGGCACTCTCTACGCAGCGCCGGTGTCTTCCGACGGCGGCATCCTGTACTACCGCAAGGACCTCGTTCCCACCCCGCCCAAGACGTGGGAAGAAATGATGGAGATGTGCTCCATCGCCAAGGAAAACAACATTGGCTGCTACTCCGGCCAGTACAAGCAGTACGAAGGCCTCACGGTCAACGCCTCCGAGGCAATCAACTCCTTCGGCGGTTCCGTGCTGGACAAGGACGGCAAGCCCAGCCTGAACACCCCCGAGGCCAAGGAAGGCCTGGAGAACCTGGTGAAGGCGTTCGCTGACGGGAACATCCCGAAGGAAGCCATCACTTACCAGGAAGAAGAAAGCCGCCGTGCTTTCCAGGACGGCAACCTCCTGTTCCACCGCAACTGGCCGTACGTCTACAACCTTGCCACCACTGAAGGATCCTCAAAGGTCAAGGACGTTCTCGGCATGACGGCCCTCCCGGGCAAGGACGGCCCCGGCGCGTCGTCACTGGGCGGCCACAGCGCAGCTATCAGCGTGTACTCCAAGAACAAGGCAACGGCCCTTGACTTCGTGAAGTTCCTGGTCGAAGAAGAGCAGCAGAAGTTCTTCGCCACCCAGGGCTCGCTGGCCCCCGTGATCGGTGCGCTCTACGAGGACCAGGAACTCGTTGCCAAGCTGCCGTACCTGCCGGTACTGAAGACCTCCATCGAGAATGCCGTGCCGCGTCCGGTCACGCCGTTCTACCCGGCTGTCACCCAGGCCATCCAGGAAAACTCGTACGCTGCGCTCAAGGGCGAAAAGTCGGTGGAACAGGCTCTGTCTGACATGCAGAAGTCCATCGAAACCGCCGGTGCGGGATCGTAGCCAACCATGGCAACCGAATTGGGCCCGACGCCGGTCAAGCCGGCGTCGGGCGGTACCCCGGTCCACCACGGCCCTAAGGGCGTCGGGGAGGACAACAAGATCCTGAGCCAGGGCAAATGGGCTTCCTGGCTCCTTGCCCCCACCATCATTGCCCTCGCGGTGGTGATCGTTTACCCGATCATCAGCGCAATCGTGATGTCCTTCCAGAAGGATGCCGGGCTGGATCCCGTCACCGGGCTTTTCACAGCCGGCGGCCCCGCAGGTGTCCAGAACTACGTCAACTGGATCGCGCAGCAGTGTGCGGCTCCCGGCGGCGGCACGGTTGCCTGCCCGCCCGGAACCCTTGGTGCCCAGTTCTGGTCCGCAACGGCCACCACGTTCCTCTTTACTGTCATCACGGTGACGTTCGAGACCATTCTCGGTTTCTGGATGGCAATGATCATGGCCCGCACGTTCAAGGGCCGCAGCCTCGTCCGGGCAGCCGTCCTCGTTCCGTGGGCGATTCCTACGGCCGTCACCGCCCAGCTGTGGCTGTTTATCTTCGCCTTCGAGGGCATCGCCAACAAGATGTTCAACGCCAGTATCCTCTGGACCGGCAGCGAATGGCCCGCAAAGTGGGCAGTGATCATCGCGGATACCTGGAAAACCACGCCGTTCATGGCGCTTCTGATCCTCGCCGGCCTGCAGATGATCCCGGCCGAGGTCTACGAAGCAGCCAAGGTGGACGGTGCCACTGCCTGGCAGCGGTTCCGCCTGATCACGCTTCCGCTGGTCAAGCCGGCGCTGATGGTGGCCGTGCTGTTCCGTACCCTGGACGCCCTGCGTATGTTCGACCTCCCTTACATCCTGACGGGCGGCGCGAACAACACCACCACGCTGTCCATCCTGGTGATCAACCAGATCAGGCAAGGGTTCAACGCGGCGGCGGCGCTATCCACCATCACGTTCATCATCATCTTCATCGTCGCCTTCATTTTCGTCCGCTTCCTGGGTGCGAATGTCGTGGAACAAAGCGGCGCTACGGGTAAGGGGAAGAAATGAGCACCGGGACAGCTCCCACTGCCCTCAGGGCAGAACAGGACCGGGGCCGCAGGGCTTCCCAGAACCGGGAAAAGTGGGCGCAGGCGCGCACCTACATCAGTGCCGCCGTGATCCTGATCTGGTGCCTGGCGCCCGCGTACTGGATGGTGGTGACGGCGTTCAGGGAAGTGGGCTTCACCTACGACACCTCGTTGCTGCCCACCCACGTGACACTGGACAACTTCATCACCGCGTTCGACACCTCGTTTGGCAACAGGTTCGGGCAGGCACTGCTGAACAGCATTTTCATCGGCGTCACGGTGACAGTCATTTCGCTTGTGATCGGCGTGTTCGCCGCTTACGCCCTGGCACGCCTGAACTTCCGGTTCAAGTACCTGGTGCTGGGCTTCATCCTGGGCGCATCAATGTTCCCGGGCGTTGCCCTCATCACCCCGCTGTTCCAGCTCTTCACCAATATCGGCTGGATGGGCACCTACCAGGCGCTGATCATCCCGAACATTTCGTTCGTGCTGCCGCTGACCGTCTACACCATGACGTCCTTCTTCCGCGAAATGCCGTGGGAGCTGGAGGAATCGGCCCGCGTGGACGGCTGCACCCAGGGGCAGGCGTTCCGGAAGGTCATCATGCCGCTGGCGGCACCGGCCATCTTTACTACGGCCATCCTGGCGTTCATCTCCTCCTGGAATGAGTTCCTGATCGCCAGCCAGCTGTCCAGCGACGCTACGCAGCCGGTAACGGTTGCCATCGCAAGCTTCGCTGGCGCACAACCGAACCAGATCCCGTACACGGCCATCATGGCCGCCGGAACCATCGTCACCATTCCCTTGGTGATCCTGGTCCTGGTCTTCCAGCGCAAGATTGTTGCCGGCCTCACCGCCGGTGCCGTCAAGTGACAGGTTCGGCCGTGCGCGGAGAACAGAACCACGGACGGGTCCGCAGCGAACACCGGCGGGCCCGCTCCGGCGAGGACTTCGACATCATCATCGGATTCCTCGGGTTCTGGGCCGTTGTCCTGCTGGTGGTCACCGTCTGGATGGAGGTGACCGCCCAGCCGGCCCTCGGCTGGGCGCTGGGACTGCTGGCCACACTATTGGCGCTGTACGGGATGGTGCGGCTTCGTCGCCGCCTGCCCGCAAGGACCGCTACGCGTAAAAAATAGGAGCCGGTCAAGGGCTCAAAGCGGGGCAGAAGAGCAAGGCTGGGCAGAATAGACTGGTTTGTTGCCGCAGGCAAGCACAGGTAAGCAAGAATCTGCGAACAGCTAGCAAGGGGAAACCGTGGCACGCACAACAGACAGGGCTCAACGGGGCGGCCACTCCGGCGTCAGTATTGAGGACGTCGCAGCGGCAGCCGGGGTTTCCACCGCCACAGTTTCGCGCGCAGTCCGCGGACTGCCCAGGGTTTCACCGGCCACCCGGGAAAAGATTCTCGAGGTGGCCGGTGCGCTGGGCTATGTGGCATCGTCATCCGCGTCGGGCCTGGCCACCGGCCGGACCAAAACCATCGGAGTGCTGGCCCCGTTCGTCAGCCGCTGGTTCTTCTCCAAAGCCATTGAAGGCGCGGACCGGGAACTGCACGCCCGCCAGTACAACCTCTCCTTGTTCAATTTGGGCGGCCACGGCAGTAACCGTGAGCGGCTCTTCAGCAAGACCATGGTCTACAAGCAGATTGATGCCCTGCTGGTGCTTTGTATGGCACTGACCCATGAGGAACTCGAGCATCTGCAAAAAATCGACATCCCACTGGTGGTGGTTGGCGGCCACGTGGAGGAGTGCCCCTACATCGGGATTGACGACTACGCGGCAGCGTCCACTGCCGTCCGGCACCTGATCAGCCTGGGCCACAAGGACATTGCCCTGCTGCACGGCGACGACGAAACCGACCTAAACTTCGATGTTCCCCGCGTCCGCATCAAGGCGTTCCAGGATGTCATGGCGGGATCCGGGCTGACTGTACGCCCGGAATGGGACGAGTGGGGAGATTTCACCGTCCGCAGCGGGCAGGAGGCCTTCACCAGGATGTGGTCCCGGCCCGGGCCGAAGCCCACCGCGATCTTCTGCGCCTCGGACGAGATGGCCATGGGCGTGATCTTCGAAGCCAACAAGACGGGCGTCCGCATACCCGAGGACCTGTCCGTCATCGGGATCGACGACCATGATTTCTCGGACGCCATGGGGCTGACCACCGTGCGTCAGCGGCCTGACGAGCAGGCCGAACTCGGCACCAAGATGCTGCTGGATGAGCTGGACGGCGCTACGGGTGCCGTCCATTCAGAGGTGGCGCCGCACCAGTTGATCGTCCGGCGGACGACGGCGCCGCCCCCGTCCGCGGGGCACTCCTAGGCCGCACGGCTTAGGACGCGCGCGCCAACTGCCTGATGGGGATCCACCGCGAAGCCAGCCTGCGGTAGGCCGCCGCGGCTCCGGTCATGTCGCCCTCTGCCAGGCATTCGATACCCAGGCGCACATCCATCGGGGACTCATCGGGATAGACCTTGTCCGCCACGGCACCATAATCAAGTTCCACCACTGAACCGGGGTGGAAGAGTTCCAGCCATTCGGTCAGCTGGGTCATGTCGTCCAGCATGTCCAGGTCCGGAGCGGCGAGGGCCAGGTTGGCCACGGCATACCGGACGCGTTCCAGGGCCGCACCGATGGGTGCCCACACGCGGACCGTGACGATCCGCCCGTCCGCTTCCACCACGTCCTGGGGATCGGATTCCTGGAAGAGTGAAAACCAGCTGAAAGGGATGCCCCAGGTGGAGGCGCGGGTGTGCACGCGAGTGGTGCCTTCGCGGGCTTTGACCAGGTCGATGCGTTCCTGGTGCTTGTCCCGCTGCTCCTCCGGGATCAACAGTTCCGCGAGAGGGCCGTGGATGCCTTCCATCAGGGCATTGGCGGCCAGTCCTGCCCGCAGCACCAGCTGGCTGGGGCAGTACAGCAGTGCCTGGTCCGCACTTCCGGCATCCGCACTGTTGGCGCCGGCAATGGCGTCACCCGGCCCGCCGGCGTCGGACGCTGCGGCAGTATCCGGTGCGCCGGACGCCTTTCGCTGCTGCGGCTGCT harbors:
- a CDS encoding LacI family DNA-binding transcriptional regulator, producing the protein MARTTDRAQRGGHSGVSIEDVAAAAGVSTATVSRAVRGLPRVSPATREKILEVAGALGYVASSSASGLATGRTKTIGVLAPFVSRWFFSKAIEGADRELHARQYNLSLFNLGGHGSNRERLFSKTMVYKQIDALLVLCMALTHEELEHLQKIDIPLVVVGGHVEECPYIGIDDYAAASTAVRHLISLGHKDIALLHGDDETDLNFDVPRVRIKAFQDVMAGSGLTVRPEWDEWGDFTVRSGQEAFTRMWSRPGPKPTAIFCASDEMAMGVIFEANKTGVRIPEDLSVIGIDDHDFSDAMGLTTVRQRPDEQAELGTKMLLDELDGATGAVHSEVAPHQLIVRRTTAPPPSAGHS
- a CDS encoding carbohydrate ABC transporter permease; its protein translation is MSTGTAPTALRAEQDRGRRASQNREKWAQARTYISAAVILIWCLAPAYWMVVTAFREVGFTYDTSLLPTHVTLDNFITAFDTSFGNRFGQALLNSIFIGVTVTVISLVIGVFAAYALARLNFRFKYLVLGFILGASMFPGVALITPLFQLFTNIGWMGTYQALIIPNISFVLPLTVYTMTSFFREMPWELEESARVDGCTQGQAFRKVIMPLAAPAIFTTAILAFISSWNEFLIASQLSSDATQPVTVAIASFAGAQPNQIPYTAIMAAGTIVTIPLVILVLVFQRKIVAGLTAGAVK
- a CDS encoding glycoside hydrolase family 13 protein, whose amino-acid sequence is MERISVAHSPVPTDGSSIPAWWATAVVYQVYPRSFADADGDGMGDLRGVTAHLDHLNRLGVDAVWLSPFYKSPQADAGYDVADYREVDPLFGSLADFDEMLQKAHGLGMKVIVDLVPNHTSDEHAWFQEALAAPPGSRERDRYMFRPGKDSVPGSGDGALAPNNWKSIFGGPAWTRVTESDGTPGEWYLHLFDTKQPDLNWDNAEVQEEMRSVLRFWLDRGVDGFRVDVAHGMVKEAGLPDWDGSAAMVEGATDLPGEAHGGHSEAEEPHRAHPAPATAAVGAGADAPAAAADDEHQAVSPLYPPSPFFDQDGVHDIYRDWHRVLAEYDGDRMMVAEAWVEPAERLARYVRPDEMQQAFNFDFLLAGWDAERTAVAIEDSLRAAATVGATTTWVLSNHDTVRHTTRFGLKDPTTFPKGIAAEDEQPDARLGLARARAATMVSLALPGSAYLYQGEELGLPEHTTVPAEARQDPTFFRTNGVERGRDGCRVPLPWKADKPGYGFASVSAVSAPAAPWLPQPESFGELAADRQDGVEGSTLELYRSALALRKEHRLGAGSFRWADVHAPADGVLAFHNGDVLVVANMGLAAAPLPEGYRVALASSREAVTGGPAHAAPGTGNTRNLAPNSAAYLVAG
- a CDS encoding carbohydrate ABC transporter permease; this translates as MATELGPTPVKPASGGTPVHHGPKGVGEDNKILSQGKWASWLLAPTIIALAVVIVYPIISAIVMSFQKDAGLDPVTGLFTAGGPAGVQNYVNWIAQQCAAPGGGTVACPPGTLGAQFWSATATTFLFTVITVTFETILGFWMAMIMARTFKGRSLVRAAVLVPWAIPTAVTAQLWLFIFAFEGIANKMFNASILWTGSEWPAKWAVIIADTWKTTPFMALLILAGLQMIPAEVYEAAKVDGATAWQRFRLITLPLVKPALMVAVLFRTLDALRMFDLPYILTGGANNTTTLSILVINQIRQGFNAAAALSTITFIIIFIVAFIFVRFLGANVVEQSGATGKGKK
- a CDS encoding ABC transporter substrate-binding protein; protein product: MKTPKFLLPVATAGVLALTLSACAGGGGGGTTAGGGDAEQGLDGRGPITYVQGKDNSNVVRPLVEKWNAAHPDEKVTFKEQTDQADQQHDDLVQNYQAKNPNYDVASVDVVWTAEFAAKGWLQPLKDKMKVDTAGMLEPTVAAGSYKGTLYAAPVSSDGGILYYRKDLVPTPPKTWEEMMEMCSIAKENNIGCYSGQYKQYEGLTVNASEAINSFGGSVLDKDGKPSLNTPEAKEGLENLVKAFADGNIPKEAITYQEEESRRAFQDGNLLFHRNWPYVYNLATTEGSSKVKDVLGMTALPGKDGPGASSLGGHSAAISVYSKNKATALDFVKFLVEEEQQKFFATQGSLAPVIGALYEDQELVAKLPYLPVLKTSIENAVPRPVTPFYPAVTQAIQENSYAALKGEKSVEQALSDMQKSIETAGAGS